Below is a genomic region from Pyrococcus kukulkanii.
CAGAAGGGCCAGCCCCAGGGACAAGATATTGTTGCCAGAAAAATGAAAAAGGAAAAAACAGCGAGGCAAATCAGCCGGCTTTCTATCTCGACTACCACGATTGCACCACCGAAATGAACTACTACTTATAGTGGTAATAAAACTGGCCCTGGGGTTAGTTCTCGGCGAACTTGTAATACCAAGCCCTGACGAGGGTATTATCCTCCCACACGAGTATTATCAGCTACCCCTTGACTTCCACCACTACCACCTCCTGGGATCATGGTAGATGGGAATAAACCTCACCCTTGAGCCAGCTCAAATACTCCTTCATGGTCTCGAGGGAGAGCGTGAAGAGGTTCAGGTAGTGTCTCGCAAGGATAGAACGTGCAGTCCGGCCCTGCACGTAATCTATGACCTCAGGAGATACCCCCAGCCGAGCTAGATACGTTGCTTGGGTCTTCCTCAGCTTGTGCCACTTTATCCCGTGCTCTCTCGAATACTTCTCCAGCACGACAGTCGAAACATAAGGCTTTGACCTTATGAAGTAGTCAGCCGTCTCCTTGAGGCAAAAACAGTAGAAAGCCCGCTTGGTCTTGTTATCCTTCTGTAGCACTACCCACGAGACTTCGCCCTCGGTCTGATACTTCTTTTTATGGAGCATGCTGACGGCAAGGGCGAGCTCGCTCCTCCTCAGCCCGCTCTCTATTCCGAGCCTGATAAGGTAGTATAATCTCTCATCCCGCCTCCTGAACTTCCTGAGTAATCTTGTAAGTTCCTCAGGAGTGTAAAACTCGACGAGCCCTCCGCCCTCGCTTTGGGACGGCACCTTGACAGTAGATAGCCAAAACTCGGTCTCTTCT
It encodes:
- a CDS encoding integrase, which translates into the protein MITKLALGELREFKSKNQAKALRVFVRFLAERNLLLPEETEFWLSTVKVPSQSEGGGLVEFYTPEELTRLLRKFRRRDERLYYLIRLGIESGLRRSELALAVSMLHKKKYQTEGEVSWVVLQKDNKTKRAFYCFCLKETADYFIRSKPYVSTVVLEKYSREHGIKWHKLRKTQATYLARLGVSPEVIDYVQGRTARSILARHYLNLFTLSLETMKEYLSWLKGEVYSHLP